CTTGGTGTAAGCTAACGAGTTAGCTGTATCCATAAACAGCACGGGTGGAAATCAGAGATTGGTAGGCTGGTGCTAAGTAACATGCAAATAATCACCTGTAAGTGTTTAATCTTTTTAATAAGTTTGTATTTCTGGTGCTCAATAACAAGTGCAGCCACATTTCAGGTCTAGCTGACTCATCCCTAATCCCCAATACTGGTGCACAGATCGTGAAACCTGCAGCAGTGAAGTAGTTTGACTGGGTAGAattttggcctgaaccacccaTCAGACTTCTACTTCCAGAGACTCGGAGCCCAACCCAGGTTTAAGGGAAGCTCTCTTCCCGACAGCTGGCTCCAGCTGAAATCCTTGTTGTAGCAAAGCATGTGTAGAGTGGCAATCTTCCAAAAATCTTATGTTTTTGAATTGACTTTGGTCTAAAATTTCAAGAGTTACAACTGTTGTCCAAATATCCTCTGAAGACTACCAAAAGCAGCAATGTGTTGTCACTCAGAGCAACAGTGTGtcaatgttgtgtttttaatggtttttgGGTGGCAGTGGGACTCACCAGTAATAATATGGATATGGCTTTGGATAAATCCCAGTACTAGTTGGTACTGTTCTAACTAAAACCActctgagtggtcagtaagactagaaaagcggTATATAATTGTGAGTGCATTACATCGTTGTTTGGTTAATGTCTTCTGACAGGATTTCACTTCTCTGTTGTTTCATACAGATCCAGCTGTGGGACACTGCAGGCCAGGAGCGGTTCAGGAAGTCCATGGTGCAGCACTACTACCGCAACGTGCACGCCGTTGTCTTTGTCTATGACATCACCAACGCTGCCAGCTTCCACAGCCTCCCTGCCTGGATTGAAGAGTGCAAGCAGCATGCACTGGGCACAGAAGTACCCAGGATCTTAGTCGGAAACAAGTGTGACCTCCAAGACTCCGTCCAAGTGAGCACGGACGTGGCACAACAGTTCGCGGATGCCCACTCCATGCCACTGTTTGAGACATCTGCAAAGAATCCCAACAGCCAAGGAGATGGGAACTATGGAAACAGTGACCATGTTGAGGCTATTTTTATGACGGTCGCCCACAAGCTAAAGTCTCAGAAGCCCCTGGTGCTCAGCCAGCCACCTGAGGCATCAGGGGGAACCGTTAACCTGAGCAGGGGGAGGGATGATGCAGGAGACGGGACGAGGAGCTggggctgcagcagctgctgaaagaGGCACATGGAGAGGATAGAAGGAGATGAGGTCAGCCTGAGGCTGCTCATGGCCAATGAGATTggaagcagagagagcagagggaaGAATGGATGTCAAGAAAGAGGAAATGGTTCCAGTAAAATGGCTTCACAATCGGGAAAAACACAGATGAATGTCTCCACTAGAAGAGGATACATTAGTTCACTGCTTGTGCTTAACTGACTTATAATGATTTGGGCTAGTATTTACTATGTGACCGTTTTAGGATTGGCACAGTACATGGAAATTATAAAAATGTGGCCAAAAAAATCTGATCTTAAATCAGTAATCATTCTTTAGTGATCGTTTAGCTCCCTCACCTAGCAGAGGCAGACATGTAGGGGGTGGACAAAATAACAGAGCACTTTACAATGTAATGCACTACATGCCATTTAATTAGGCTTTATGTTAAAATAGAGGTGCCACTGTGGTACTGTAAGTTTGTAGACTGCGTTATGTTAAAGGTGTTGGTGCTGTTTTCTCTGCCCCTTCTTGTACTTTTGGTTTGGATTCACTGTAATACTCTTCAGGCAGCTGGTTTTAATTGTCTCATAAAAGGCTCCCTGTGAAGTTTGCATCTAAACAGTGGTATTTGTACTCCAGAATACATCTTTTAATATGCTGAATGCATATTCAGCatattaaaatatgcaaagacaGTATTTTGAATATTTCAAATCTGGGATCTGTTCTGCTCATTCCATGATTTTTATTCTGTTCCAGTCAAATAATTCCTTATTTATCTTCCTCTGGaacttttaatttcaaatgaaGCCCCTCTGTTCATACTAAGATGGACTATTTTATATATTGTCCACTACTCTATAAgcccactttcttctgattggccaacTTCTGGAAGCCTGCTGAGGGGAAGgacccagtgtttttgagctgtacCACCTTCTGCTAACAGATTACATTTCTTAGATTGTTATCACCCTCAGATGCTGATCAGTGGAATAGCgctaaaatgaattaaaagaaCCGGCAACAAGCGCATGCTAGCAAAGTGTGGAGATCATAAAAATAAAGGCTACTATTGTAAGTTGAAAACTCCTCAGGGTGCCTTTAAATCTTTTTGCTTAACATTCAGCGATTCAAAAACTGCCAAAGGAATTCCACTTATCTTAATTTGTTTGTAACTTATTCATATCAAGCTCACTGAAATACTAAAGTAGTATGAAATGCTCAAAGGGAATAtccacatttttcacatttacttTGTTTGGTTGAGCTTTAGCCAGTTTTGGCTTATCCACTCAGTTCTGAGTGGATTTATTGGGTTATAGAAGAGTGGGGGCTGATTGTGGGCCCTCTGTGGTCACGTAGCCCTTCTTTTTGCTCCCACTATAtgaattttattattatgctgGTGCTTTTACGTGAGTTGAGCCTTTTAAAGAAGGACCCACTGTTAAGTCTTTAAACAAGTaatgaacaaaaaataataataatttgccaGACAGCGAACAATGGGCGTGATTTCCTAAACTGTAGTTTGCTCTCTGATTTGCTTGATCCACTCAGGTTTAATCTATGGCCTGGGTTTCATCCAGAGTTAAGAGGGGATGCAGATTAAAGATGGATAAGAAATTGAAGGACAGGCTAATATAGAGTGGTTTTGTAAGGTTTAGGTGAGAGCCTGACTCTGATATTATTGGCTAATATTGGCTATTTGCTGACTCATCGGTATCGGCGTTTATTGCAGCCaataaatgaacatttaaaaagtaaagagatGTTGGTGTTGCATAGTTTATCCACCAGGGGGCACACTCCAATTTCTCTGTTGTTAGGAACCACAgccaaccagctgatctgagtcaaacagagaaaaaaatgactaaatgaATACACATAATGGCCATTAGGGAAATCTGCTTATGtcttgtgtgtctgaaagaaaaagaaaaatatctgcCGCGATATCAGAACACCAGATTTTTAATTCACCACATATTTCTGTCAGTATGGGTCTTAAAATCCTGTCAGTCAGGTTCTTGTTTTGTCCTACCCAAAGACTTTCAGTGCTCCTCAGCACTGACTTCAAGTCTGTGGAACTTTCCTGCAGGGCTGAAACGACACTGACATGTTAGACCCCACCATCACCATGGAACACCATATTCATTTTATGGTTTGTGATGTGTCAGTTTAAAATATTCCATAGGTGTTTAACTAAGttaagatctggtgactgagaAGACCACAGCAGATGATTCAAATCATCTTTCATTGAGTCTTTGTGGATGGAAGGATTGTCCTCACACACCCGTCAGGATAGGAATGTTTCATCATAGCATAAAGGTGACGATTCAGGACAACTTTGCAGTAATTTGCAGTGACCCAAA
The sequence above is a segment of the Archocentrus centrarchus isolate MPI-CPG fArcCen1 chromosome 10, fArcCen1, whole genome shotgun sequence genome. Coding sequences within it:
- the rab33ba gene encoding RAB33B, member RAS oncogene family a; protein product: MAESGSSAEFSGSLTSSSLPPPRTRIFKIIVIGDSGVGKTCLTYRFCAGKFPEKTEATIGVDFRERLVEIDGENIKIQLWDTAGQERFRKSMVQHYYRNVHAVVFVYDITNAASFHSLPAWIEECKQHALGTEVPRILVGNKCDLQDSVQVSTDVAQQFADAHSMPLFETSAKNPNSQGDGNYGNSDHVEAIFMTVAHKLKSQKPLVLSQPPEASGGTVNLSRGRDDAGDGTRSWGCSSC